Proteins from one Cryptomeria japonica chromosome 4, Sugi_1.0, whole genome shotgun sequence genomic window:
- the LOC131037222 gene encoding putative leucine-rich repeat receptor-like serine/threonine-protein kinase At2g24130, with product MLSLLALFLLAFTPVITHTSHKSSSSDQDALLAFNKAVLVDPYKSLDNWSPNHTLCNLIGVACSSRLERVNSLNLTGFYSTELGDCRSLQSLTLSYNNLTGSILPQLGRLSKLHGVIPVELGTLTQLKLLFLGLNNFTGPIPATLSNCSLLQNLSLPDNLLTGDIPWQLGKLSELQELILWENQLTGKVPSSLSNCTQLEQLVLAINELEGTLPLEFAKLLQLRRFEVRENHFVSGSNHLPILTALAKCSKLNVLDLAWNNFTGVIPSSVGLLSNSLSLFIMGSNEIGGIIPEEISNLTELTLLDLSSNLFIGNIPSTLSRLPKLERLNLKKNNLDGSIPNGLGDAKMLGFLSLSENKLSGQIPDTLCNLTQLRYVYLDHNHLSGEIPAILGRCRSLMLLDLAYNNLAGNIPPEVAALPDLQFYFNVSRNLLQGSLLDMSNMVMVRAIDVSMNKFSNGIPGAIASCIALEYLNLSWNAITGPIPTSLAKLVNLQVMDLSFNNLTGTIPGNFKDMKMLRNINLSSSRLTGEVPQGRVFAELDVSELMNSLGFVAHG from the exons ATGCTTTCTCTGCTAGCGTTATTCCTTTTAGCTTTCACACCTGTGATAACTCATACATCACACAAATCTTCTTCTTCTGATCAAGATGCACTTTTGGCTTTTAATAAGGCGGTGCTAGTTGACCCGTATAAATCCTTGGACAATTGGTCTCCCAATCACACCCTCTGCAACTTGATTGGTGTCGCCTGTTCTTCTCGCCTAGAGCGTGTAAATTCCTTGAATCTCACAG gtttCTATTCCACCGAGTTAGGAGACTGCCGCTCTTTACAATCTCTTACTCTGTCTTATAACAATCTAACGGGCAGCATTCTGCCCCAGCTTGGCCGTCTGTCAAA ATTACATGGCGTCATTCCTGTTGAATTGGGTACGCTTACCCAGCTCAAACTTCTTTTTCTCGGCCTAAATAACTTCACCGGACCAATTCCTGCTACCCTTTCCAACTGTAGTCTTCTCCAAAATTTGTCATTACCGGACAACCTGTTGACAGGTGATATACCTTGGCAACTTGGCAAACTGTCAGAATTGCAGGAACTTATATTATGGGAAAACCAACTCACTGGAAAAGTCCCAAGCTCCCTCTCGAATTGCACTCAACTTGAGCAGCTAGTGTTAGCCATTAACGAACTAGAGGGTACGCTGCCCTTAGAGTTTGCTAAATTGCTCCAGCTTAGGCGGTTTGAGGTAAGGGAGAATCATTTCGTGAGTGGAAGTAACCATCTACCCATTTTAACAGCCTTAGCTAAGTGCTCCAAATTAAATGTATTAGATTTGGCCTGGAATAATTTCACCGGGGTCATTCCCTCTTCAGTAGGCCTGCTTTCAAATAGTCTGTCTCTGTTTATAATGGGATCAAATGAGATTGGAGGAATTATTCCAGAGGAGATTAGCAATCTCACAGAGTTGACATTGCTAGATTTAAGCAGCAACCTTTTCATAGGGAATATACCATCCACCCTGAGTAGACTACCCAAACTTGAAAGGTTAAATCTGAAGAAAAACAATTTAGATGGGAGCATCCCAAACGGTTTGGGTGATGCAAAAATGCTTGGTTTTTTATCACTAAGTGAGAACAAGCTGTCAGGACAAATTCCGGATACTCTTTGCAACCTCACACAACTACGCTACGTCTATCTTGATCACAATCATTTGTCAGGAGAAATCCCTGCTATTTTAGGGAGATGCCGATCTCTGATGCTGCTGGATTTGGCTTACAACAATCTAGCAGGCAACATACCTCCAGAAGTTGCTGCTCTTCCAGATCTCCAATTCTATTTTAACGTGTCCAGAAATTTGTTACAAGGTTCTCTCTTAGACATGAGCAATATGGTAATGGTCCGGGCTATAGATGTATCAATGAACAAGTTCTCTAATGGCATTCCAGGTGCAATCGCAAGCTGCATCGCATTAGAGTATCTAAATTTGTCTTGGAATGCAATTACAGGTCCAATTCCTACCTCTCTTGCAAAACTGGTAAATCTTCAAGTCATGGATCTTTCCTTCAATAACTTGACAGGTACAATACCAGGGAATTTTAAAGATATGAAAATGCTCCGGAATATCAATCTGTCTTCAAGCAGGTTAACTGGAGAGGTCCCACAAGGAAGAGTTTTTGCAGAATTGGATGTCTCAGAACTTATGAATAGCCTTGGCTTTGTGGCACATGGATAA